The following are from one region of the Ignavibacteriota bacterium genome:
- a CDS encoding HAD-IIB family hydrolase, which yields MNNHPNYKGLYIQLYSIHGLIRGHNPELGRNADTGGQTKYVIELGQALSEYPGVDKVELITRWIRDKNYSEDYSIPEEKINDKFSIIRLRCGGGKYIRKELLWNHLEEFVDKSIKHIKSRKRLPDIIHGHYADAGYVCTELTQFFGIPFVHTGHSLGRDKLRRLLNEGMTRDEIEKRYKISHRIEVEENIIHLANLIITSTNQEIKSQYGDYMNSSPEKFKVIPPGFDIERFYPYNQRIPLDKETEELIRAISSKLLRFFVHIDKPLILTVCRPDKRKNISGLITAYGKDKNLREKANLAIFAGIRTDIQAMPDNEREVLTEILLLMDKYNLYGRMAIPKRHDTQNEVPELYRIAADTKGVFVNAALTEPFGLTLIEAAACGVPVIATDDGGPKDIIKNCQNGLLVDVTDAENISDAINKIIDDQNLWEKFSESGIKNVRKYYTWEAHVKKYIDEILLIAGTRKDEEKVFSPLGRKLLDAEKLIVSDIDHTLLGDEDALKEFIRVLKKTDSKVGFAVATGRTVESAFTVLKENEVPFPDIIISSVGAEIYYNYHDKLIYSAGWDAHISHLWHRGKIKNILDKFNFLQYQEESTQRKFKISYYTSDVQANIEKVKSKLIKNKIKAKVVFSHGQYLDILPYRASKGKAIRYLSYRWNIPYENILVAGDSGNDLEMLKGDLLAVVVANHSSELEPLKGLNRIYFAKRNYAGGIIEGIKHYNFLGKNNEVTVEY from the coding sequence ATGAACAATCACCCAAATTATAAAGGACTTTATATCCAGCTTTACAGTATTCACGGACTAATCCGCGGACACAACCCCGAGCTTGGACGCAATGCAGATACAGGTGGACAGACGAAATATGTAATTGAACTTGGTCAGGCACTTAGTGAATATCCGGGTGTTGATAAAGTTGAGTTGATTACAAGGTGGATTAGAGATAAAAATTATTCAGAAGATTATTCTATACCCGAAGAAAAAATTAATGATAAGTTTAGCATAATAAGATTACGCTGCGGCGGCGGGAAATATATACGGAAAGAGTTGCTGTGGAATCATCTGGAAGAATTTGTTGATAAAAGTATCAAACATATTAAATCCCGCAAAAGACTTCCTGACATTATTCACGGTCACTATGCTGATGCCGGATATGTTTGTACGGAGCTCACACAGTTTTTTGGAATCCCGTTTGTACATACCGGACATTCTCTTGGCAGAGATAAGCTAAGAAGATTGTTAAACGAAGGAATGACCCGGGACGAAATTGAGAAGAGATATAAAATTTCTCACAGAATTGAAGTTGAAGAAAATATCATTCATCTGGCAAACCTGATAATAACGAGCACTAACCAGGAAATAAAGAGTCAGTATGGTGATTATATGAATTCATCACCAGAGAAATTCAAAGTAATTCCGCCGGGTTTTGACATAGAAAGATTCTATCCCTACAATCAGCGCATACCTCTTGATAAAGAAACAGAAGAATTAATCAGAGCAATCAGTTCGAAGCTGCTCAGATTTTTCGTTCATATTGATAAACCCCTGATACTTACAGTATGCAGACCTGACAAAAGAAAAAATATTTCAGGACTAATTACTGCTTATGGTAAGGATAAAAACCTTCGGGAAAAAGCTAACCTTGCAATATTTGCCGGCATACGAACAGATATTCAAGCAATGCCGGATAATGAAAGAGAAGTGCTTACTGAAATACTTTTGCTGATGGACAAATACAATCTTTACGGAAGGATGGCAATTCCTAAACGTCACGACACACAAAATGAAGTGCCGGAATTGTATAGAATTGCTGCTGATACAAAAGGTGTTTTTGTTAATGCTGCGTTAACAGAGCCTTTCGGATTAACTTTAATTGAAGCTGCTGCGTGTGGTGTGCCGGTTATTGCAACTGACGATGGTGGTCCGAAAGACATTATTAAAAACTGTCAGAACGGTTTGCTTGTTGATGTAACCGATGCGGAGAATATTTCTGATGCGATTAACAAAATTATCGATGATCAGAATCTGTGGGAGAAATTTTCTGAAAGCGGAATAAAAAACGTAAGAAAATATTATACATGGGAAGCACATGTTAAAAAGTATATTGATGAAATATTGCTGATTGCAGGAACGAGAAAAGACGAAGAAAAAGTTTTTTCTCCTCTTGGCAGAAAATTGCTTGATGCAGAAAAATTAATTGTGTCGGATATTGACCACACACTGCTTGGCGACGAGGACGCGTTAAAAGAATTTATTAGAGTTTTAAAGAAAACCGATTCAAAAGTTGGTTTTGCAGTTGCAACCGGTAGAACCGTTGAGTCTGCATTTACAGTGTTGAAGGAGAATGAAGTTCCTTTTCCTGATATAATCATTTCATCAGTTGGAGCTGAAATTTATTATAACTACCACGACAAGCTGATTTATTCGGCAGGATGGGATGCACACATCAGTCATTTGTGGCACAGGGGGAAAATAAAAAACATACTTGATAAATTTAATTTTCTTCAGTATCAGGAAGAAAGTACACAAAGGAAATTTAAAATCAGTTACTACACTTCGGATGTTCAGGCAAATATTGAAAAAGTTAAATCCAAATTGATAAAAAATAAAATAAAAGCGAAAGTAGTTTTTAGTCATGGGCAGTATCTTGATATTCTGCCATACCGCGCATCGAAGGGAAAAGCAATAAGATATCTTTCATACAGATGGAATATTCCATACGAAAATATTTTAGTAGCCGGT